A section of the Babylonia areolata isolate BAREFJ2019XMU chromosome 1, ASM4173473v1, whole genome shotgun sequence genome encodes:
- the LOC143295198 gene encoding A disintegrin and metalloproteinase with thrombospondin motifs 2-like, whose protein sequence is MECWGWVVLCLLLATTTIGSSTLVDDSRTSAAAAELPIQTSCEVDRAEVVYPSIVTARKSGAWSKGTTRKPPPTLEVQLSWRGRQRLLTLFQNDVAAGGMVMVYEEGEGEGRRGVPDNDTVVVETGGESCYYEGYLKGEGASYAAVSACDGLAGYIQTDVELLFIEAAPAEREGGRGWNSRPHVLYACAQSGPISAGNATDTGEGLPAPTADPRPRRRRRSTGRKRYLEVMVVVDHTLVNMHGKGRIKNYILTLMNIVNSVYQHHTLGVNLRVVVTEILLLKPEEQKQVLVTRDAYRTVQQFCQWMAHRVHYAQNVKHDIAVYLTREKMGPAGYAPITGLCHPHRSCAAVTDEGFTSGFIIAHEMAHVFGLFHDGHGNHCSGRQYQSAIMAPLVEAKLNRFWWSECSKQRMQHVINYLYCLNDEPDMARDVNHYQLDSGPQLPKDMGKHWSLDFQCRLEFGDRFGLCASFPSDQCHMLWCSDRSSPHHCRTKRGPPAPGTSCGRDRECRNYRCTYVGREKPVDGKWSSWSAWEPCSADCSVGITRRHRSCTNPSPAYGGKECEGESEGWDTCVAKECETYYDSREAHCAVWNDMNIRRGRHDWKSYPAKKESDRCKQTCISSQTKEVVTIDVEVSDGTPCDYDHPTNICFMGKCLAVGCDGVQNSTKDYDSCGVCGGDDSQCKNVSGVFNRAPATGDEYETIIFLPKGARNIHIERKGSTNHFIALKDADYGTYPLNGNKRQESSRQFILAGARVNYRNKPGSQTIATSGPVHANLEVMLYPNKDERKATVSYSYSISKDDYTLEKRKYQWRFKEWSECSVTCGEGVTTILHACHDKDTGDRVENDMCQYLDPPRKDEAACSREPCSQRRYMWAMTNDWSECSAEGCGQEGVERQGYECQLYFMNNDTYSVVDLHLCDQSIVPDDETRPCHSPPCPQLNWTIGAWSECSVSCGKGRQTRSVHCGDPDTDSDDIYCKDLPPALSRSCKKKRCKGSANGSQCRDKYSFCARANGLSLKCRSARFKEICCRSCRRERNAARTRSPKLSEWDKYRRRQRSRRRRRRY, encoded by the exons ATTGGTTCTTCGACCTTGGTCGACGACTCGCGGACAAGTG cagcagcagcggaacTGCCCATCCAGACGTCATGCGAAGTGGACCGCGCGGAAGTCGTGTACCCCAGCATCGTCACGGCCAGGAAATCGGGTGCCTGGAGCAAAGGCACCACCCGGAAGCCGCCGCCCACGTTGGAGGTCCAGCTGAGCTGGAGGGGCCGCCAGAGACTGCTGACCTTGTTCCAGAACGACGTGGCTGCAggagggatggtgatggtgtacgaggagggggagggggaggggcggcgtGGAGTCCCTGACAACGACACGGTGGTGGTGGAGACTGGGGGGGAGAGCTGCTACTACGAGGGCTACCTGAAGGGGGAGGGTGCGTCTTACGCTGCTGTGTCGGCGTGTGATGGTCTG GCAGGCTACATTCAGACGGACGTGGAGCTGCTGTTCATAGAAGCGGCACCGGCTGAGAGGGAAGGCGGCAGAGGTTGGAACTCACGACCCCACGTCCTCTACGCCTGTGCACAGTCGGGGCCCATCAGTGCGGGGAACGCTACAG ACACAGGGGAAGGGCTGCCGGCGCCCACAGCAGACCCCCGCCCCAGGAGGCGGAGGAGGTCCACGGGCAGGAAGCGGTAcctggaggtgatggtggtggtggaccaCACCCTGGTCAACATGCACGGCAAGGGCCGGATCAAGAACTACATCCTCACCCTCATGAACATA GTGAATTCTGTGTACCAGCATCACACACTGGGAGTTAACCTGAGGGTGGTGGTCACTGAGATCTTGCTGCTGAAGCCAGAGGAG CAAAAGCAGGTGCTGGTGACGCGGGACGCCTATCGCACGGTGCAGCAGTTCTGTCAGTGGATGGCCCACCGCGTGCACTACGCCCAGAACGTCAAGCACGACATCGCTGTCTACCTCACCAGGGAGAAGATGGGACccgctg GTTACGCACCAATCACCGGCCTCTGTCATCCTCACCGGTCATGCGCAGCCGTCACGGACGAAGGCTTCACTTCCGGTTTCATCATCGCTCACGAAATGGCGCATGT GTTCGGACTGTTCCACGACGGGCACGGGAACCACTGCTCGGGCCGGCAGTACCAGTCGGCAATCATGGCACCCCTTGTGGAGGCCAAGCTGAACCGCTTCTGGTGGTCTGAATGCTCCAAGCAGAGGATGCAACACGTCATCAA ctaCCTATACTGCCTGAACGACGAGCCCGACATGGCCAGGGACGTGAACCACTACCAGCTGGACTCGGGGCCTCAGCTGCCCAAGGACATGGGAAAGCACTGGTCCCTGGACTTCCAGTGCCGCCTGGAGTTTGGAGACCGCTTCGGACTCTGCGCCTCG TTCCCCTCGGACCAGTGCCACATGCTGTGGTGCAGTGACCGCTCCAGCCCCCACCACTGTCGGACCAAGAGAGGACCCCCAGCCCCCGGCACCAGCTGTGGGAGGGACAGA GAGTGCCGCAACTACCGCTGTACCTACGTGGGTCGGGAGAAGCCCGTGGACGGCAAGTGGTCCTCGTGGTCGGCCTGGGAGCCCTGCAGTGCTGACTGCAGCGTGGGGATCACCCGCAGACACCGCTCCTGCACCAACCCCAG TCCAGCGTACGGGGGCAAAGAATGTGAAGGGGAGTCCGAAGGTTGGGACACGTGCGTGGCCAAG gagtgtgagACTTACTACGATTCCAGAGAGGCTCACTGCGCGGTGTGGAATGACATGAACATCCGACGCGGTCGCCACGACTGGAAATCCTACCCCGCCAAGAAAG aGAGTGACCGGTGTAAGCAGACGTGTATCTCCAGCCAAACCAAGGAGGTGGTGACCATTGACGTGGAGGTGTCTGACGGTACCCCCTGTGACTATGACCACCCCACCAACATCTGTTTCATGGGCAAATGTCTG GCGGTGGGCTGTGACGGGGTGCAGAACTCCACCAAGGACTACGACTCTTGCGGTGTCTGCGGAGGGGACGACTCCCAGTGCAAAAACGTCTCCGGCGTCTTCAACAGGGCGCCTGCTACCG GAGATGAGTATGAAACTATTATCTTCTTGCCGAAAGGGGCCCGAAATATCCACATTGAGAGGAAAGGAAGCACCAACCATTTCATTG ccCTGAAGGACGCAGACTACGGCACGTACCCGCTGAACGGCAACAAGCGGCAGGAGAGTTCCAGACAGTTCATTCTGGCCGGGGCCCGTGTGAACTACCGCAACAAGCCGGGCAGCCAGACCATTGCCACCTCGGGGCCCGTGCACGCCAACCTGGAGGTCATG CTGTACCCGAACAAGGACGAGAGGAAGGCGACAGTGAGCTACAGCTACAGCATCAGCAAGGACGACTACACGCTGGAGAAACGAAAGTACCAGTGGCGCTTCAAGGAGTGGTCCGAGTGCTCCGTCACTTGCGGGGAAG gGGTGACGACCATACTGCACGCCTGTCACGACAAGGACACGGGGGACAGAGTGGAGAACGACATGTGCCAGTACCTGGACCCTCCCCGCAAAGACGAGGCGGCCTGCTCCCGAGAGCCCTGCTCACAGAGAAG GTACATGTGGGCCATGACCAACGACTGGAGTGAGTGCAGCGCGGAGGGGTGCGGGCAGGAGGGCGTGGAGCGGCAGGGCTACGAGTGCCAGCTGTACTTCATGAACAACGACACCTACAGCGTGGTGGACCTCCACCTGTGTGACCAGTCCATCGTGCCGGACGACGAGACCCGGCCCTGTCACAGTCCTCCCTGCCCCCAGCTCAACTGGACCATAGGGGCGTGGtcagag tgCTCTGTGTCGTGCGGCAAGGGCCGGCAGACCAGAAGTGTGCACTGCGGTGACCCGGACACAGACTCGGACGACATCTACTGCAAAGATCTGCCCCCGGCTCTGTCCCGATCCTGCAAGAAGAAACGCTGCAAAG